The Chelonoidis abingdonii isolate Lonesome George chromosome 9, CheloAbing_2.0, whole genome shotgun sequence genome has a segment encoding these proteins:
- the COX5A gene encoding cytochrome c oxidase subunit 5A, mitochondrial yields the protein MRGAEVPGLGHRPAPSRLSPSGRASGACAGVPRVLKREPRPPRSAGDGCSRGRHGKIPGILGYLEAVLPARCYSHGAQESDEEFDARWVTYFNKPDIDAWELRKGMNTLVGYDLVPEPKIIDAALRACRRLNDFATAVRILEVVKDKAGPHKEIYPYVIQELRPTLNELGISTPEELGLDKA from the exons ATGAGGGGGGCGGAGGTGCCCGGGCTCGGACACCGCCCTGCCCCGTCAAGGTTATCGCCTTCAGGTCGAGCCTCCGGTGCCTGCGCCGGGGTCCCCCGCGTGCTGAAGCGGGAGCCGCGCCCGCCAAGGAGCGCTGGGGATGGCTGCAGCCGTGGCCGCCACGGGAAG ATCCCTGGAATACTTGGATACCTGGAAG CTGTGTTGCCTGCTCGTTGCTACTCTCATGGGGCACAAGAGTCGGATGAAGAATTTGATGCTCGCTGGGTGACATACTTCAACAAACCAGATATCGATGCCTGGGAGCTAAGGAAAG GCATGAACACATTGGTGGGCTACGATCTGGTGCCAGAACCAAAAATCATCGATGCTGCTTTGAGAGCATGCAGACGGTTAAATGACTTTGCTACTGCGGTCCGCATCCTAGAAGTTGTAAAG GACAAAGCAGGCCCTCACAAGGAAATCTACCCTTATGTTATCCAGGAACTTAGACCAACTTTGAATGAATTGGGAATCTCCACTCCAGAGGAACTGGGCCTGGACAAAGCATAA
- the RPP25 gene encoding ribonuclease P protein subunit p25 → MAAKGVESTPMPPVAQSRMENFRKVKTSEQDSPLPFPDLSPAVVEMKVKEGSKIRNLMGFAMARMELQGTRQIVFSGCGRAVTKTITCVEIMKRKLGGLHQVTKVRYKTLLEVWENKDPQPDGQVEKLTVHKNVPSICILLSKDPLDPNEMGYQPPEPRDGLWAEDGGTEEDRLSSLPQGVKRSLALPHGELANKKMQVQVPESQKGLGTMDYMLDYHH, encoded by the coding sequence ATGGCTGCCAAAGGGGTGGAATCCACACCCATGCCCCCAGTAGCCCAGTCCAGGATGGAGAACTTCAGGAAGGTCAAGACGTCAGAGCAGGATAGCCCACTGCCCTTCCCTGACTTGTCCCCTGCCGTGGTGGAGATGAAAGTGAAGGAGGGCAGCAAGATCAGGAATTTGATGGGCTTTGCCATGGCCAGgatggaactgcagggcacccgGCAGATAGTCTTCAGTGGCTGTGGTCGGGCAGTCACCAAAACCATTACCTGTGTGGAGATCATGAAGAGGAAGCTGGGGGGCCTCCACCAGGTCACCAAGGTGCGTTACAAGACCCTGCTGGAGGTCTGGGAGAACAAGGACCCTCAGCCTGATGGCCAAGTGGAGAAACTGACCGTCCACAAGAATGTGCCCTCCATCTGTATCCTATTGTCCAAGGACCCCCTGGACCCCAATGAGATGGGCTACCAACCTCCGGAGCCCAGGGATGGGTTGTGGGCTGAAGATGGGGGAACAGAGGAAGATAGACTCAGTTCACTTCCACAAGGGGTGAAGAGATCTTTGGCACTTCCGCACGGGGAGCTGGCTAACAAGAAAATGCAGGTACAGGTACCAGAGAGTCAAAAGGGCTTGGGGACTATGGACTACATGCTGGACTATCATCACtga